The Martelella endophytica genome contains the following window.
CGGTTTGGGCATAGAATTGATCCGCCTTCTGCATCACCGCCGGATCTGCCGAATAGGCGACATAGAGCGTGCCGTAAGGTTCTCCCGCGATCTCGTCGACAGTGCCGGCGATGATATTGACCGGGCTTTCAAGCACCGTCATCAGCTGAGAGACCAGCGGCTGATCGGCGGTCTCTCCGAAGAAGCGCAGGCGCAGCAGCGCGTTCGATCCGGGTTTCGGCGCGGCGATCACCTGCCGGCCGATCCAGTCCGGGAGACTGCCGCCCGGCAGGGCCGCCAGCATCGAGCGGGTGGTTTCGTGCTCAGGCGCGGTGAAGACATTGAAGGTGCGGCCGCTTTCGACGATCTGGCCCTTGTCCATCACCGCGACCCGCGAGGTGACGGCCTTGACCACTTCCATTTCGTGCGTGATCAGCAGCACGGTCAGGCCGAGATCGCGGTTGATCGTCTTCAGGAGGCCGAGAATCTGCTGGGTCGTTTCCGGGTCGAGCGCCGATGTCGCCTCGTCCGACAGAAGCAGCTTCGGCTCGGAGGCCAGCGCGCGGGCGATGCCGACCCGCTGCTTCTGTCCGCCGGAAAGCTGGGCCGGGTAATGGCGCGTGCGCTCCGACAGGCCGACGAGATCGATCAGCGGCTCGATCCGCTTCTTGATATCCTGCTTTGCCACGCCCGCGATCTCGAGCGGCATGGCGACGTTGTCGTAGACCGTGCGTGATGACAGCAGGTTGAAGTGCTGGAAAATCATGCCGATCGAGCGCCGGACGGAGCGAAGCGCCACCTCGTCAAGCGCCGCGACATCCGTGCCATCAACGATGACGCGGCCTTCGCTCGGACGCTCGAGACCGTTGACCAGGCGCACAAGCGTCGACTTGCCGGCGCCCGAGCGCCCGATAATGCCGGTGATTGCGCCACGCGGGACACTGTAGCTGATATTGTCGAGCGCTCTGAAAGCCTTCCTGCCGGTTTCCCGGCTGTTGAAGGACTTGGTCACATTTTCAAAGCTGACCATCGGCGAGCCGGTTTCAACAACCGACTGCTCGGCCAGGCCGGAGACATGTTCTGCCATCGGATTCTCTTCTGCTGCGCTGGAAACCGGCGAGAAAACCTGCAGGAAACCGCTTGGAAAAGGTTGGCAATCCGTTAGCACTCCGGACCCGATGTTTTCAAATCGAAAATGTCAGCGGGCCGACATGGCGGAGGAATAGGAGGTGTTTTGCGCGAGACGAGACAGTAATGAACAAAAGGCTGCCGCCCGGCGACCGCGTCCGAATGGCGTATCATCTTGAGCGGGAGCGTGCCCGGAGCAGCCATGGTTGGCAGACCGCGCCAATCATAAGCGTCGGCATTGCCACATTTTTACCTTGGTCTGTTTTCGGAACGGCTGGCGGGGACATGCGTTTATCCGGCAGAAGCGAATGCAACTTCGCTATCACGCCTGAGAAAACCAAGGAGGTTAAGATGCCTGCCATCGATAAATCCAAAATTCTCATCATGGCGACCAATGGCTACGAGCGCTCGGAACTGCGCGTTCCGCTCGACGAATTGAAGAAGCGCGGTGCCGCAGTCACCATAGCATCCTTCGAAAAGGG
Protein-coding sequences here:
- a CDS encoding methionine ABC transporter ATP-binding protein, encoding MAEHVSGLAEQSVVETGSPMVSFENVTKSFNSRETGRKAFRALDNISYSVPRGAITGIIGRSGAGKSTLVRLVNGLERPSEGRVIVDGTDVAALDEVALRSVRRSIGMIFQHFNLLSSRTVYDNVAMPLEIAGVAKQDIKKRIEPLIDLVGLSERTRHYPAQLSGGQKQRVGIARALASEPKLLLSDEATSALDPETTQQILGLLKTINRDLGLTVLLITHEMEVVKAVTSRVAVMDKGQIVESGRTFNVFTAPEHETTRSMLAALPGGSLPDWIGRQVIAAPKPGSNALLRLRFFGETADQPLVSQLMTVLESPVNIIAGTVDEIAGEPYGTLYVAYSADPAVMQKADQFYAQTGLNAEVVGYVA